One Myxococcota bacterium DNA segment encodes these proteins:
- the asd gene encoding archaetidylserine decarboxylase (Phosphatidylserine decarboxylase is synthesized as a single chain precursor. Generation of the pyruvoyl active site from a Ser is coupled to cleavage of a Gly-Ser bond between the larger (beta) and smaller (alpha chains). It is an integral membrane protein.), with protein MKYLYLLPKNQMSRWMGRLSSLPLPTFLRVRLLGAFGRFFGVDFTEINEPLHSFRRLQDFFIRELKPGLRVIEEGELVSPCDGAFGQCGQIDHGVLLQIKGKSYTLAELLGEHVPEFDNAHYATIYLSPRDYHRFHAPCDAKVVKARYIPGHLWPVNPWAVKNINKLFCVNERIVCWLDSDTILVAVGATMVGKVKLKFDATLTTNVRKLGVVTREYGANAPALKKGDELGHFEFGSTVVLVTKKALKDPLSGTVRLGQNLV; from the coding sequence ATGAAATATCTTTATTTGTTGCCCAAAAATCAAATGTCTCGTTGGATGGGGCGTTTATCCAGTTTGCCTTTGCCAACTTTTTTGAGAGTTCGGTTATTGGGCGCATTTGGCCGTTTTTTCGGTGTTGATTTTACTGAGATCAACGAGCCGTTACATAGCTTTAGACGCCTGCAAGATTTCTTCATTCGGGAGCTTAAGCCAGGGCTTAGAGTCATTGAAGAAGGCGAGCTGGTTTCGCCTTGCGATGGCGCTTTTGGACAGTGCGGTCAAATTGACCATGGCGTACTTTTACAAATTAAGGGCAAGTCTTACACTTTGGCTGAACTGCTGGGCGAGCACGTACCTGAGTTTGACAATGCCCATTATGCGACCATTTATCTGTCACCTAGGGATTATCATCGCTTTCACGCGCCTTGTGATGCCAAAGTGGTGAAAGCACGCTACATTCCGGGGCATTTATGGCCGGTGAATCCTTGGGCGGTTAAGAATATTAACAAGCTGTTTTGTGTGAACGAGCGCATTGTTTGCTGGCTGGATTCAGACACCATTTTGGTTGCCGTTGGCGCGACCATGGTGGGTAAAGTGAAGCTTAAGTTTGACGCTACTTTGACCACCAATGTTAGAAAGCTAGGCGTGGTCACGCGTGAGTATGGCGCGAATGCGCCGGCTTTGAAAAAGGGTGATGAGCTTGGACACTTCGAGTTTGGCTCAACGGTCGTTTTGGTCACCAAAAAGGCACTTAAAGATCCATTATCTGGCACGGTTCGTTTGGGGCAAAATCTAGTTTAG
- a CDS encoding putative sulfate exporter family transporter has translation MNLFAGWLLLWLIAGISALLSGLFVLGGKHPVEASALAIVIGISFRHFRWVPAHCEPGVKWSEKFLALGIVLMGAGLNFKTVFAQGSGLLAVILVTMLVGFTLIYGLGKLLALPSMLSMLLAIGTTICGTTAIAIVAPLMKAPKEQTAYAVGTVALCGLIALLIYPPLGHWLGASDLAFGIFAGTAIHSTPQVVGAGFMFSDLAGQTATAVKLIRNCFIAPMALVVAVAYSGSKAGALRAFPWFLFGFFALAWCGSLGFFSSGQVAFCNELGKFLILVGMAGVGLNTDLKAFQKVGFKPLAVGAFGSVLVAVVSLGMIYLIV, from the coding sequence TTGAATCTTTTTGCTGGTTGGCTGTTGTTATGGCTTATTGCGGGTATCTCTGCGCTCTTATCTGGCTTATTTGTGCTTGGCGGTAAGCATCCGGTTGAGGCATCCGCGCTGGCGATTGTTATTGGAATTTCTTTTAGACATTTTCGCTGGGTGCCCGCGCATTGCGAGCCTGGCGTTAAGTGGTCCGAAAAGTTTCTAGCCTTAGGCATTGTATTGATGGGCGCCGGGCTCAATTTTAAGACGGTATTTGCGCAAGGCTCGGGGCTTTTGGCTGTGATTTTGGTGACCATGCTGGTTGGTTTTACGCTGATTTATGGTCTGGGTAAGTTGTTGGCGCTGCCTAGCATGCTGTCGATGCTGCTAGCCATTGGCACAACTATTTGTGGCACCACGGCCATTGCGATTGTGGCGCCTTTGATGAAGGCGCCGAAAGAGCAGACTGCCTATGCTGTTGGAACGGTAGCGCTCTGCGGATTGATTGCGCTTTTAATTTACCCACCCTTAGGTCATTGGTTGGGGGCAAGCGATTTGGCCTTTGGCATTTTCGCCGGAACGGCCATTCACTCAACCCCACAGGTGGTTGGGGCGGGCTTTATGTTTTCGGACTTGGCAGGACAGACCGCAACTGCTGTGAAGTTGATTCGAAATTGTTTTATTGCCCCGATGGCTTTGGTGGTGGCGGTTGCCTATTCGGGCAGCAAAGCAGGGGCGCTGCGGGCGTTCCCCTGGTTTTTGTTTGGCTTTTTTGCTCTGGCTTGGTGCGGCAGCCTCGGTTTTTTCAGCAGCGGGCAAGTGGCTTTTTGCAATGAGCTGGGCAAGTTTTTAATCCTGGTTGGTATGGCTGGCGTAGGGCTGAATACGGATTTGAAGGCGTTTCAGAAGGTGGGATTTAAGCCGCTGGCTGTGGGCGCGTTTGGATCAGTGTTGGTAGCGGTGGTGAGTTTGGGGATGATTTATTTGATAGTATAA
- a CDS encoding cysteine dioxygenase family protein, producing the protein MLSCLDSLISGLNTLTKTAELERLERALLAGSPTFSKLTPQCEFSEVNYKRQKLAGSEWYDLWLICWQAGQSSPIHDHQGSNCAFRIMTGVATEHVYEPITADTVREIGVNTYQSGELCVAAGGDIHRIANAETVQPLVTLHLYSPPLRMNYYREALS; encoded by the coding sequence ATGCTTTCTTGCCTAGATTCATTAATCTCGGGTTTAAATACGCTGACAAAAACGGCAGAACTCGAGCGATTAGAAAGGGCCCTACTTGCGGGCTCTCCAACTTTCTCAAAACTAACGCCTCAGTGTGAATTCAGTGAGGTTAATTACAAACGCCAAAAATTAGCTGGTTCAGAGTGGTATGACTTGTGGTTAATTTGTTGGCAGGCTGGACAGTCATCGCCCATACATGACCACCAAGGATCCAACTGCGCGTTTCGCATTATGACGGGTGTTGCCACTGAGCACGTTTATGAGCCTATAACGGCTGATACCGTTCGGGAAATCGGCGTTAATACTTATCAAAGCGGCGAGTTGTGCGTGGCTGCAGGTGGCGATATTCACCGCATTGCTAACGCTGAAACTGTTCAGCCCTTGGTAACGCTTCATCTTTATTCACCGCCACTTCGCATGAACTACTATCGAGAGGCTTTAAGTTGA
- a CDS encoding DEAD/DEAH box helicase: protein MFAQFNFSDTLLKVIKDVGFEKPSLIQEKVIPHIMEGRDLIGQAKTGTGKTAAFAWPSIEKIQANLPQVQMLVIAPTRELATQVCEEIQRFGRPFGIKCVSISGGSSYARQIDAIKQGGHVVVATPGRLLDLMNSRRIPKMNPKIVVLDEADEMLDMGFLDDIQSIFEYLPAERQTLLFSATMPPAIQKLAQKILKDPLMITTNSGKEITNQDIQQEAYIVEEGERKNALIRLLDAYQPPKSIVFCRTRADCDQLNQSLQGAGYSSAALHGDLEQRQRERVLAALKEGKISVLVATDVAARGLNVTDVSHVFNYHLPMATESYVHRIGRTGRAGNKGIALTLVTPREMHKLKQIQAGAGSPIGQKRIPSLQDVKKNKLSDLTKKLGAQVVNPDAQAFLQTIEDSANKSEITLKLLSMYLSSLEVAGPDKIGVDPERLSQMERAPRPDQKRNRGGGYGRFDDKRRGRSFQRR from the coding sequence ATGTTTGCACAGTTTAATTTCTCCGATACGCTTTTAAAAGTCATCAAAGACGTCGGCTTTGAAAAACCCAGCTTAATTCAAGAAAAGGTCATTCCACACATCATGGAAGGACGCGATTTGATTGGCCAAGCCAAGACTGGTACAGGTAAAACCGCCGCTTTTGCATGGCCTTCCATTGAGAAAATCCAAGCCAACTTGCCTCAGGTGCAAATGTTGGTCATTGCGCCAACGAGAGAGTTGGCTACCCAAGTTTGCGAGGAAATTCAGCGCTTCGGCCGGCCTTTCGGTATTAAATGTGTTTCGATTTCTGGCGGTAGCTCTTATGCCCGTCAAATTGATGCCATTAAGCAAGGTGGCCATGTTGTGGTCGCAACCCCAGGTCGTTTGTTGGATTTGATGAACTCGCGCCGCATTCCTAAGATGAACCCAAAAATCGTTGTTTTGGACGAAGCAGATGAAATGCTCGATATGGGCTTTTTGGATGATATCCAGTCGATTTTTGAATACTTACCTGCAGAGCGTCAAACACTTTTGTTCTCAGCTACCATGCCGCCTGCGATTCAAAAGTTGGCACAAAAGATCTTGAAAGATCCTTTGATGATCACCACCAACTCCGGCAAAGAAATCACCAACCAAGACATTCAGCAAGAAGCTTATATTGTAGAAGAAGGCGAGCGTAAAAACGCTTTGATTCGTTTGCTTGATGCTTATCAACCGCCTAAATCCATCGTATTTTGCCGTACGCGTGCAGATTGCGATCAGTTAAACCAGTCACTGCAAGGTGCCGGTTACTCATCCGCTGCATTGCATGGCGATTTAGAGCAACGCCAACGTGAACGCGTTTTGGCAGCTCTGAAAGAAGGCAAAATCAGCGTTCTTGTAGCAACCGACGTTGCGGCCCGCGGTTTGAATGTGACCGATGTAAGCCACGTGTTTAACTATCATTTGCCAATGGCAACTGAAAGCTATGTGCATAGAATCGGTCGTACCGGTCGTGCAGGCAATAAAGGTATCGCTTTGACTTTGGTAACCCCGCGCGAAATGCATAAGCTGAAGCAGATTCAAGCTGGTGCAGGTAGCCCGATTGGCCAAAAACGTATTCCGAGCCTTCAAGATGTGAAGAAGAATAAGCTGAGTGATTTGACTAAAAAGCTTGGTGCTCAAGTGGTTAATCCAGACGCGCAAGCGTTCTTGCAAACCATTGAAGACTCAGCCAACAAGTCTGAAATCACCCTCAAGTTGCTTTCCATGTATTTGAGCAGCCTTGAAGTGGCAGGGCCAGATAAGATTGGTGTTGATCCAGAACGTTTGAGCCAAATGGAAAGGGCGCCAAGGCCAGACCAAAAACGTAACCGTGGCGGCGGCTATGGCCGTTTCGACGACAAACGTCGTGGCCGGTCTTTCCAACGCCGGTAA
- a CDS encoding DUF6790 family protein has protein sequence MVKLDMVTEIISFILSNIPLVCLMLALIISAFQIGFQHRSKAVLLAWLLLLPVGVAGLWAFIFHAFFPSITDNMIGWAYSPFEFEVAMANLGMSALGVLGFRSSLGFQKAGVLFTAIFLWGAAVGHIYQMVSHHNFDPGNAGAIFWTDILIPIVLIVALNLKETQDGIKDV, from the coding sequence ATGGTAAAATTAGATATGGTTACGGAAATCATCTCTTTTATTCTGAGCAACATTCCACTTGTCTGCTTAATGTTAGCCCTTATTATATCCGCCTTTCAAATCGGTTTTCAACATCGATCGAAAGCGGTTTTATTAGCCTGGTTGCTGCTGCTACCTGTTGGCGTAGCCGGTTTGTGGGCTTTTATATTTCATGCTTTCTTTCCAAGCATAACCGACAATATGATTGGCTGGGCCTACAGCCCTTTTGAGTTTGAAGTAGCGATGGCTAACTTGGGTATGAGCGCTTTAGGCGTTTTAGGTTTCCGGTCCAGTTTAGGATTCCAAAAAGCTGGTGTGCTCTTTACCGCCATTTTTCTATGGGGCGCAGCGGTGGGTCATATCTATCAAATGGTTTCCCATCATAACTTCGATCCAGGAAACGCTGGCGCCATTTTTTGGACGGATATCCTGATCCCCATCGTGTTAATCGTCGCTCTGAATCTGAAAGAAACCCAGGATGGAATAAAAGACGTTTAG
- a CDS encoding SIMPL domain-containing protein (The SIMPL domain is named for its presence in mouse protein SIMPL (signalling molecule that associates with mouse pelle-like kinase). Bacterial member BP26, from Brucella, was shown to assemble into a channel-like structure, while YggE from E. coli has been associated with resistance to oxidative stress.), protein MKRTKFASAALLLCLAPAAFAGQALVVGNGSVQAPPDCATVEISVTSECYPSALAASNATDKMSRKIFDFLTAIQDPADSLSSNGGFTQSFVRFVTDSAGRSAQTCHGTFQKMTTIIMNVRNLKGFEAKFARMQEKVFADFQPPKGNTESAPITFATIGAPTPELFPEHKKQMEMKARRLAVENAIKLFEATKPKQCEITNYRIAEINDNIASRAPTYSNVRAKPSSSASTAPVMFETQTVDTNVNVKIEFDGGHCL, encoded by the coding sequence ATGAAAAGAACAAAATTCGCATCAGCTGCTTTATTGCTCTGCCTTGCCCCCGCGGCATTTGCCGGGCAGGCTTTGGTTGTCGGAAACGGGTCGGTTCAAGCGCCGCCCGACTGTGCTACGGTTGAAATTTCCGTGACATCTGAATGTTATCCATCGGCTTTGGCAGCAAGCAACGCCACTGACAAAATGAGCAGAAAGATCTTTGATTTCCTAACAGCCATCCAAGATCCAGCTGACTCGCTCTCAAGCAATGGCGGATTTACACAATCTTTTGTTCGTTTTGTCACCGACAGCGCTGGCCGTTCTGCTCAAACGTGCCATGGCACATTTCAAAAAATGACCACGATCATCATGAATGTCCGAAACCTTAAGGGCTTCGAAGCCAAATTTGCTCGTATGCAAGAAAAGGTGTTCGCCGACTTCCAACCTCCGAAGGGCAACACCGAGTCCGCGCCCATCACTTTCGCAACCATCGGTGCTCCAACCCCAGAGCTATTTCCTGAGCACAAAAAACAAATGGAAATGAAAGCCCGGCGTCTAGCAGTAGAAAATGCCATTAAGCTATTTGAAGCCACCAAGCCTAAACAGTGCGAGATCACCAACTACCGCATTGCCGAAATCAACGACAACATCGCTTCACGCGCGCCTACCTACTCGAACGTCCGAGCAAAGCCAAGCAGTAGTGCATCGACTGCACCCGTTATGTTTGAAACACAAACGGTTGACACCAACGTGAATGTTAAAATCGAATTCGACGGCGGCCACTGCCTCTAA
- a CDS encoding PspC domain-containing protein, with protein MDRKLYRCKHQNTLAGVCAGFGNYWRLDPNLIRLAVIFLALATAIFPFAILYLVFWAVIPEEESSTIHFDSHRIYRSSRNKKIAGVCDGLAEFMNWSTTAVRLWTAIIAVLTGIVPLATAYLVAWLIIPQK; from the coding sequence ATGGATAGAAAATTATATCGTTGCAAACATCAAAATACTTTGGCCGGTGTCTGCGCCGGATTCGGCAACTACTGGCGTCTTGATCCAAATCTTATTCGCCTCGCTGTTATATTTTTAGCACTTGCTACAGCAATCTTCCCCTTTGCTATTTTATACTTGGTTTTTTGGGCCGTAATTCCCGAAGAAGAATCCAGCACCATTCATTTTGATAGCCATCGCATCTATCGATCCAGTCGCAACAAAAAGATCGCCGGCGTGTGCGACGGCCTGGCTGAGTTCATGAACTGGAGCACCACCGCGGTCAGACTTTGGACCGCCATCATTGCTGTGCTAACCGGCATTGTCCCCTTAGCCACTGCCTATCTGGTGGCGTGGTTGATCATCCCGCAAAAATAA